One genomic segment of Clostridium saccharoperbutylacetonicum N1-4(HMT) includes these proteins:
- a CDS encoding sigma-70 family RNA polymerase sigma factor has product MNVVSLRTDEIISQDLDHYGNMLLRLAYSYMKNIYDAEDVVQEVFVQLLKNIEKLESDEYKKNWLICVARNICKNKLKSAWFKKHVELTEMPYYDEYKDSNVLNKVMQLPLKYREIIYLYYYEDYTTVEIATIIDKKEATVRSLLSRGRNILRSELKEEYDFE; this is encoded by the coding sequence ATGAATGTGGTTTCATTGCGTACGGATGAAATTATCTCACAAGATTTAGATCATTATGGAAATATGCTGCTGAGACTTGCATATTCATACATGAAGAATATTTATGATGCAGAAGATGTGGTACAAGAGGTATTTGTACAGCTACTTAAAAATATAGAAAAGCTCGAAAGCGATGAATACAAGAAGAATTGGCTTATTTGTGTTGCAAGAAATATCTGCAAAAATAAATTAAAATCTGCATGGTTTAAAAAGCATGTAGAGTTAACGGAGATGCCATATTATGATGAGTACAAAGATAGTAATGTACTCAATAAGGTTATGCAGCTTCCACTAAAATATAGAGAAATTATTTATTTATATTATTATGAAGATTATACAACAGTGGAAATTGCAACTATAATAGACAAAAAAGAGGCAACAGTACGTTCATTGCTAAGCAGAGGAAGAAATATTTTAAGAAGTGAGTTAAAGGAGGAGTATGATTTTGAGTAA
- a CDS encoding EsaB/YukD family protein, whose product MGKINVVIVDTTGNKERKVGLPDDIKIGIIMVKLVEKIKLPSIGPDGNPISYKFIHKVSGRQLLETQTLTDANIKDGDVLRLQPEITAGA is encoded by the coding sequence ATGGGAAAAATTAATGTAGTAATTGTTGACACAACAGGAAATAAGGAGAGAAAGGTAGGATTACCTGACGATATTAAAATAGGAATTATAATGGTTAAACTTGTAGAGAAAATCAAACTTCCTTCAATAGGGCCTGATGGAAATCCAATTAGTTATAAATTTATTCATAAGGTTTCAGGAAGGCAGCTCTTAGAAACTCAGACACTTACAGATGCCAATATAAAAGATGGTGATGTTTTAAGATTACAACCAGAAATAACTGCAGGTGCATAA
- a CDS encoding RING finger protein — protein sequence MDFTGKICPYCKGEFKEDDEIVLCSICEMPHHKECWVENQGCTTFGCTGTIMGVDNYSGEAVCKRCGTAYIDGQRFCSYCGGNLLDNGFEDSSQFGYSYGNQQTSSNTTQQNSFNINYGSQNKVDEKEDMRKFIGEKQIYYVTKFDNLDYFNKKLSWNWASAFFGMYWYPYRKMYKISIIYYISSLIFGLIPGFSGISRLTFFILSGMFGNYLYKRHVEKHLEIANAMDNYMKQDYLFKKGGTSTWAVLATIVITVIMLNVIAGL from the coding sequence ATGGATTTTACAGGGAAAATATGCCCTTACTGTAAAGGTGAGTTTAAAGAAGATGATGAAATTGTCCTTTGCAGTATCTGTGAAATGCCCCATCACAAGGAGTGCTGGGTTGAAAATCAAGGGTGCACAACCTTTGGCTGTACAGGAACTATTATGGGAGTTGATAACTATAGCGGAGAAGCAGTTTGTAAGAGATGTGGAACAGCATATATTGATGGACAAAGATTTTGTAGCTACTGTGGAGGAAATCTTTTAGACAATGGATTTGAAGATTCATCGCAGTTTGGATATTCTTATGGAAACCAGCAGACTTCGAGTAATACAACACAACAAAATTCATTTAACATAAATTACGGCTCACAGAATAAAGTAGATGAAAAAGAAGATATGCGTAAATTTATTGGAGAAAAACAAATTTACTATGTAACGAAATTTGATAACCTTGATTATTTTAATAAAAAATTGAGTTGGAACTGGGCTAGTGCATTTTTTGGTATGTATTGGTATCCATATAGAAAAATGTATAAGATTTCTATAATTTATTATATATCGAGTCTTATTTTTGGACTAATACCTGGTTTCTCAGGAATCTCAAGATTGACCTTTTTCATTTTATCTGGGATGTTTGGAAATTACTTGTATAAACGTCATGTTGAAAAACATCTTGAAATAGCAAACGCTATGGATAATTATATGAAGCAAGATTATCTATTCAAAAAAGGAGGAACTAGTACTTGGGCTGTATTGGCAACTATAGTAATTACAGTAATTATGCTTAATGTGATTGCAGGTTTGTAG
- a CDS encoding S1C family serine protease, whose protein sequence is MRIKNVVTVFICILLMSRPVAAMNFVPENLYNSVTVIYTDKGMGSGFAIDKNTIITNAHVVNGFNTVTVKLYNGKSCVGKVSKIDKNIDLALIQVEEALTPLKLVSEDNIAIGKEVYAIGAPEDIPYTMTKGIVSAKNRKVKNHEYIQIDASINSGNSGGPLINENGEVIGINTMKLLDAEGIGFAIGTSTINNFVNNTVPESSNANNDQEEDNNLKQNDIETNYKKVLAENEKLKIIIMVLAILLVIATLVIIKLQIKKKQKSKYDFEIDIYE, encoded by the coding sequence GTGAGAATTAAAAATGTAGTTACAGTTTTTATTTGTATACTTTTAATGAGCAGACCTGTTGCTGCTATGAATTTTGTCCCCGAAAATCTTTATAATTCAGTTACAGTAATTTATACAGATAAGGGAATGGGAAGCGGCTTTGCAATTGATAAAAATACAATCATTACTAATGCACATGTGGTTAACGGGTTCAACACAGTTACAGTAAAGTTATACAACGGGAAAAGTTGTGTTGGTAAGGTTTCGAAAATTGATAAAAATATTGATTTAGCTTTAATTCAAGTGGAGGAAGCTTTAACACCTCTTAAACTTGTTTCTGAAGATAATATTGCAATAGGCAAAGAGGTATATGCAATTGGAGCACCTGAAGATATTCCATATACGATGACTAAGGGAATAGTTTCAGCGAAGAATAGGAAAGTAAAGAATCATGAATATATTCAAATCGATGCTTCAATAAATTCAGGGAATAGTGGTGGACCTCTTATTAATGAAAATGGAGAAGTTATTGGAATAAATACTATGAAATTATTAGATGCAGAAGGAATTGGCTTTGCAATAGGAACTTCAACTATTAATAACTTTGTTAATAATACTGTACCTGAAAGCAGCAATGCTAATAATGATCAAGAAGAAGATAATAATTTAAAACAAAATGATATAGAAACTAATTATAAAAAAGTCTTAGCAGAAAATGAAAAGCTAAAGATTATTATTATGGTTCTGGCTATATTACTAGTTATAGCAACGCTGGTAATAATAAAATTACAAATTAAGAAAAAGCAAAAAAGTAAATATGATTTTGAAATAGATATTTATGAATAA
- a CDS encoding LysM peptidoglycan-binding domain-containing protein: MKEIEIVEDEKINASNETIKLPDNFITIGETDVNDVKIYIKQDVYNEIEKFSKADTTRERGGILIGDYAEVNNKKNVIISDFIEAKYTDATASTLTFTHETWNYIHNEHENLYPDKKILGWQHTHPSYGIFLSNYDIFIQENFFNLPWQIAYVVDPIAGTRGFFQWKNDKVEKTNSFYIFDDIGKKLEIKLDKSNKSKGKLSLFSLITFFILASVLVFTIFEGTEKINYEEKQNELLIANNQLTTEKDELTKKLQESKELIEKLQQAENTPKENKKTDEVDKDILKLKPYTIQAGDTLNEICKKHNLDYDKNKALVLKINGITNEDKIYVGEKLYLPLS; the protein is encoded by the coding sequence ATGAAAGAAATTGAAATTGTAGAAGATGAAAAGATTAATGCTTCTAATGAAACGATTAAGTTGCCTGATAATTTTATCACGATTGGAGAAACGGACGTTAATGATGTAAAAATTTATATTAAACAAGATGTATATAATGAAATTGAAAAATTTTCAAAAGCAGACACAACTCGTGAACGTGGTGGAATTTTAATAGGTGATTATGCAGAAGTTAATAATAAAAAAAATGTTATAATTTCAGATTTCATTGAAGCAAAGTATACAGATGCTACTGCTTCAACCTTAACATTTACACATGAAACTTGGAATTATATTCATAATGAACATGAAAATTTATATCCAGATAAAAAAATCTTAGGCTGGCAGCATACTCACCCTAGTTACGGAATATTTTTATCGAATTATGATATCTTTATTCAAGAGAATTTTTTTAATCTTCCCTGGCAAATTGCGTATGTGGTTGATCCAATAGCAGGAACAAGAGGTTTTTTTCAATGGAAAAATGATAAAGTTGAAAAAACAAATAGCTTTTATATCTTTGATGATATTGGTAAAAAGCTTGAAATAAAGCTTGATAAGTCAAATAAGAGTAAAGGAAAATTGAGTTTATTTTCTTTAATAACTTTTTTTATATTAGCTAGTGTATTGGTATTTACAATATTTGAAGGCACTGAAAAAATTAATTATGAAGAAAAACAAAATGAACTGCTTATAGCTAATAATCAGCTAACAACTGAAAAAGATGAATTAACAAAAAAGCTACAAGAAAGCAAGGAATTAATAGAAAAATTACAACAAGCTGAAAATACACCAAAGGAAAATAAAAAAACAGACGAAGTAGATAAAGATATTTTAAAATTAAAGCCTTATACAATACAAGCTGGAGATACATTAAATGAAATCTGTAAAAAGCATAATCTTGATTATGATAAAAATAAAGCTTTGGTATTAAAAATAAACGGAATAACAAATGAAGATAAAATTTATGTTGGAGAAAAATTGTATTTACCATTAAGTTAG
- a CDS encoding RING finger protein, with the protein MLNYIGKICPYCKDEFKENDEVISCSACEMPHHKECWTQNQGCTTFGCTGIITEANDTLAEKCGEIYEDGKGINTAIGNMNYKDQQQYDNISNNLNSGRNIDEEIYTLIGKNQEYFLPKFEELNNRKSKMSWNWASAFFGAYWYAYRKMYITQILYYIAFFLYSMLLNIIMIMLLPAGFNRNKDPLAYSTFELFNFVVPFLLSGFFANYIYKCHIEKHIKRADDIEDCERENYLMNKGGTSGLALMIFLIVNVFIKIMFRG; encoded by the coding sequence ATGTTGAATTATATAGGGAAAATATGTCCATATTGCAAGGATGAATTTAAAGAAAATGATGAGGTTATTAGTTGTAGTGCATGTGAAATGCCTCATCATAAAGAATGCTGGACACAAAATCAAGGATGTACAACTTTTGGCTGTACAGGAATCATTACGGAAGCTAATGATACTTTAGCTGAAAAATGTGGAGAAATTTATGAAGATGGAAAAGGTATTAATACTGCTATAGGTAATATGAATTATAAAGATCAGCAGCAATATGATAATATCTCAAATAATTTAAATAGCGGCAGAAATATAGATGAAGAGATATATACACTTATTGGAAAGAATCAGGAGTATTTTTTACCAAAGTTTGAAGAATTGAATAATAGAAAAAGTAAAATGAGTTGGAATTGGGCAAGTGCATTTTTTGGAGCATACTGGTATGCATATAGAAAAATGTATATAACTCAAATTTTATATTATATAGCATTTTTTTTGTATTCAATGCTTCTAAACATAATTATGATTATGTTATTACCAGCTGGATTTAATAGAAATAAAGATCCTTTAGCATATTCAACATTTGAACTTTTCAATTTTGTTGTACCTTTTTTACTATCAGGTTTTTTTGCTAATTATATTTACAAATGTCATATTGAAAAACATATTAAAAGAGCAGATGATATTGAAGATTGTGAAAGGGAAAATTATTTGATGAATAAAGGCGGAACTAGTGGATTAGCATTAATGATTTTTTTAATTGTCAATGTATTTATCAAAATTATGTTTAGGGGGTGA
- a CDS encoding stalk domain-containing protein, giving the protein MKKAMISLLCVSTIIGGAIPVFAADNQLDSDTMHIMSDPILISTNEGINKANDIIIEGKNIDLGKLSVVIKDGKVLVPLKVTAEALGFNVNIDKDNNVALLDKDRINASITIGEDTYYYSNLIGKGKDVVCGKAIGTGASPIIIDNEVYVSIKVYNSLLRDEKAIGSFWCTTKDGQNIYVDNGNIVIGWKLINNKWYYMNNDGTTKKGWIKTNSNWYYVYDNGEMAVNTTTPDGYKVDKDGKWDFGKQIQKLAIDGIANPIEEFKTIEDAQKVLKFKILTPKTIPEKYNVKYISTISKQTFQICYSNGDNEILFRIGQGIENISGDYTEYKNNDIVKVNNKDIKLSGNDESVKLATWKVNEMSYSILVNKGMKKDDIINVIKSTF; this is encoded by the coding sequence ATGAAAAAAGCGATGATTAGTTTATTATGTGTTAGTACAATTATTGGAGGAGCAATTCCGGTATTTGCAGCTGATAATCAATTAGATAGTGATACAATGCATATTATGAGTGATCCAATCTTGATTTCAACTAATGAAGGTATTAATAAAGCTAATGACATTATTATAGAAGGTAAAAATATAGATCTAGGAAAACTAAGCGTTGTTATTAAGGATGGTAAAGTTTTAGTGCCTCTAAAAGTTACTGCTGAAGCTTTAGGTTTTAATGTTAATATTGATAAAGATAATAACGTTGCATTATTAGATAAAGATAGAATAAATGCATCCATAACAATAGGAGAGGATACTTATTACTATTCAAACTTGATTGGAAAGGGAAAAGATGTGGTTTGTGGTAAAGCAATTGGTACAGGAGCATCACCTATAATAATTGATAATGAAGTATATGTTTCAATTAAAGTATATAATTCATTACTTAGAGATGAAAAGGCTATAGGAAGCTTTTGGTGTACTACAAAAGATGGACAAAATATTTATGTTGATAATGGAAATATCGTTATAGGCTGGAAATTAATAAATAATAAATGGTATTATATGAATAATGATGGAACAACCAAAAAGGGATGGATAAAAACAAATAGTAATTGGTATTATGTATATGACAATGGAGAGATGGCAGTTAATACTACTACACCAGATGGATATAAAGTGGATAAAGACGGAAAATGGGATTTTGGAAAACAGATTCAAAAATTAGCGATAGATGGGATAGCAAATCCAATAGAGGAATTTAAAACTATAGAAGATGCTCAAAAAGTTTTAAAGTTTAAAATTTTAACACCAAAAACAATACCTGAAAAATATAATGTGAAATATATTAGTACTATTTCAAAACAAACCTTCCAAATTTGCTATAGTAATGGTGATAACGAAATTTTGTTTAGAATAGGACAAGGAATTGAAAATATCAGTGGAGATTATACTGAGTATAAGAACAATGATATAGTTAAGGTAAATAATAAAGATATTAAATTAAGTGGAAATGATGAGAGTGTAAAACTTGCAACTTGGAAAGTTAATGAGATGTCATATTCTATTTTGGTTAACAAAGGAATGAAAAAAGATGATATTATTAATGTAATAAAGAGTACTTTTTAG
- a CDS encoding TolC family protein, translating into MKKIYKKAAAIGVGLIVISGNIVPAFAEETSKSSEAIVKQTITTQNYGQAVDGKPIITLDIIIKSAIDNSDKLALKSKEISMYRNKMDLQDKTNDFYESIGQKKYDFPYDKLELQEKQTKQSKDFLADQIANDITGKYNAIILKQIDLNKAKDNLEIKNKELADVRTKVSVGMATDNQLNDKGIEIKALQDDIKAKEDSLKNATDYLGVLTNFNLSNYTLDQNIEYDVFRIEGSEEEYFDDKIDTYLKYNDEMIKLSKDYLKELKDDGIKNILKNDIPSIPDKTKFAGVDKTTGIPNFDSNGYALALIGYMQNQQIFLKKLDAYGSYLDGQYNLEESRVKIDDARKNLKNGLKECYSTLLDLENKINTVKEQINSANTKLTYAKSQVDIGMMTENNYKAAVLKSKDLDTSLRQLINTYNTLKESIQKPWILKTK; encoded by the coding sequence ATGAAAAAAATTTATAAAAAGGCCGCTGCTATTGGAGTTGGATTAATTGTGATAAGCGGAAATATAGTTCCAGCTTTTGCGGAAGAAACATCAAAATCATCTGAAGCTATAGTTAAGCAAACAATAACAACTCAAAATTACGGACAAGCTGTTGATGGCAAACCAATTATTACATTAGATATTATTATTAAATCCGCTATTGATAATAGTGATAAATTAGCTTTAAAGTCTAAAGAAATAAGTATGTATAGAAATAAGATGGATCTACAAGATAAAACAAATGACTTTTATGAAAGTATTGGACAAAAAAAATATGATTTTCCCTATGATAAGCTTGAACTTCAAGAAAAGCAAACTAAGCAATCAAAAGATTTTTTAGCAGATCAAATAGCTAATGATATTACAGGAAAATATAATGCAATTATTTTAAAGCAAATAGATTTGAATAAGGCAAAAGATAATTTAGAAATCAAAAATAAAGAATTAGCTGATGTAAGAACAAAGGTAAGTGTTGGCATGGCTACTGATAATCAATTAAATGACAAAGGAATTGAAATAAAAGCTTTGCAGGATGATATAAAAGCAAAAGAGGATTCACTAAAAAATGCTACTGATTATCTAGGTGTTTTAACAAATTTTAATTTATCAAATTACACCCTAGATCAAAATATTGAATATGATGTATTTAGAATTGAAGGTTCAGAAGAAGAATACTTCGATGATAAAATTGATACTTATTTAAAATATAATGATGAAATGATTAAGCTTTCAAAAGATTATCTAAAGGAATTAAAAGATGATGGTATAAAAAATATTTTGAAAAATGACATTCCTTCAATACCTGATAAAACTAAATTTGCAGGAGTAGATAAGACTACAGGAATACCTAACTTTGATTCTAATGGGTATGCTTTAGCACTTATTGGTTATATGCAAAATCAGCAGATATTTTTGAAAAAATTAGATGCATATGGTTCCTATTTAGATGGCCAATATAACTTGGAAGAATCTAGGGTTAAAATAGATGATGCCAGAAAGAATCTTAAAAATGGATTAAAAGAATGTTATTCAACCTTGCTTGATTTAGAAAATAAAATAAATACAGTAAAAGAACAAATAAATTCAGCAAATACTAAGCTTACGTATGCAAAATCACAAGTTGATATAGGTATGATGACTGAAAATAACTACAAAGCTGCAGTATTAAAAAGTAAAGATTTAGATACTTCATTAAGACAATTGATTAATACTTATAATACTTTGAAGGAGTCTATTCAAAAACCTTGGATCTTAAAAACTAAGTAA
- a CDS encoding FHA domain-containing protein, with protein MNARLRRITADYEEIKKNFDGHKNIIVEPIGIEPAEKYKVTYYINGIYLNGEGKIETLNKHVIMITLHSEYPRYKPICTIETPIWHPNFKDGQICIGDIWGAGEALSDIVINIGDMIQYKSWNSFSPLSADAAKWAIENKHLFPVGNIDLWTGEEISETQASNFDIDILSDDEAIEEEESFNVVESLQAEEKVIIENNEDSEIIENGLEIATTLLEEAQENDFDITEEELEGIEFVPAAARLQNSQPVVTKEKRINFKTIFFKGILYGLIGGIIGWILSELAPISYEKILAFKGYTIHGLARDFALGKITREQYYSIRGTAVIIDSCLFSSIIGGTIGAFMGAGEGLYYGSKKKALKYGFIGLVVSLLIGLVGGFLGQLSYTLLLHDNRNASEIYEGFARAIGWAVLGTGVGVSVGLIRAEKIRIINCLLGGIIGGFIGGFLFNFIAEGFNIGEFDGGIVARGIGITIMGALIGLGIGMLEQFAKTAWLKVVRGEFEGKEYLVFQGITSIGNSGKNTIALFKDKLVAPKHCDIVQEGNKYVIIDKGSPSGTIVNGMRITRHVLKKGDAISIGNSVLVFNTK; from the coding sequence ATGAATGCAAGGTTAAGAAGAATTACAGCAGATTATGAAGAAATAAAAAAGAATTTTGATGGACATAAAAATATAATTGTTGAGCCTATTGGAATTGAACCAGCTGAAAAATATAAGGTTACATATTATATAAATGGGATTTATTTAAATGGAGAAGGAAAAATTGAAACTTTAAACAAGCATGTTATCATGATTACTTTACATTCAGAATATCCAAGATATAAGCCTATTTGTACTATTGAAACTCCTATATGGCATCCTAATTTTAAAGATGGACAAATTTGTATTGGTGACATATGGGGAGCTGGTGAAGCCTTATCAGATATTGTGATAAATATTGGGGATATGATTCAATATAAATCATGGAATTCATTTAGTCCACTTTCTGCAGATGCAGCAAAATGGGCAATCGAAAATAAGCATTTGTTTCCAGTTGGAAATATAGATTTATGGACAGGTGAAGAAATTTCTGAAACTCAAGCTTCAAATTTTGATATAGATATACTAAGTGATGATGAAGCAATAGAGGAAGAAGAAAGTTTTAATGTCGTAGAATCATTGCAAGCAGAAGAAAAGGTAATAATTGAAAATAATGAAGATAGTGAAATAATTGAAAATGGATTAGAAATAGCTACAACACTATTAGAAGAAGCACAAGAAAATGATTTTGATATTACAGAAGAAGAACTTGAAGGGATTGAATTTGTTCCAGCAGCAGCCAGACTGCAAAATAGTCAGCCTGTAGTTACTAAAGAGAAAAGAATTAATTTTAAAACGATATTTTTTAAAGGAATTTTATATGGATTAATCGGTGGAATAATTGGATGGATATTATCAGAACTTGCTCCTATTAGTTATGAAAAAATACTTGCATTCAAGGGATATACTATCCATGGCCTTGCAAGAGATTTTGCTTTAGGGAAAATTACCAGAGAACAATATTATTCAATAAGAGGAACAGCTGTTATAATTGATTCTTGTTTATTTTCTTCAATTATTGGAGGGACAATTGGTGCTTTCATGGGAGCTGGTGAAGGATTATATTATGGATCAAAGAAAAAAGCTCTTAAATATGGATTTATAGGACTTGTAGTTTCTCTTCTTATTGGATTAGTAGGTGGCTTTTTAGGACAATTATCATATACTTTACTATTGCATGATAATAGAAATGCTTCAGAGATTTATGAAGGCTTTGCTAGAGCTATTGGATGGGCTGTTTTAGGAACAGGAGTTGGAGTATCAGTTGGGTTGATTAGAGCTGAAAAAATAAGAATAATTAATTGCTTATTAGGTGGGATTATTGGTGGATTTATTGGTGGTTTTCTATTCAATTTCATAGCAGAAGGTTTTAATATTGGTGAATTTGATGGAGGAATAGTAGCAAGAGGTATAGGCATTACAATCATGGGAGCGTTGATTGGTCTTGGCATAGGTATGTTAGAGCAATTTGCGAAAACTGCATGGTTAAAGGTAGTGCGTGGCGAGTTTGAAGGAAAAGAATATCTTGTATTTCAAGGGATAACAAGCATTGGAAATAGTGGAAAAAATACTATTGCTTTATTTAAAGACAAATTAGTTGCTCCAAAACATTGCGATATAGTTCAAGAAGGAAATAAATATGTAATTATAGATAAAGGTTCACCATCAGGAACCATTGTAAATGGTATGAGGATAACAAGGCATGTATTAAAAAAAGGAGATGCAATTTCAATTGGAAATTCAGTTCTTGTGTTCAATACAAAATAA
- a CDS encoding HesA/MoeB/ThiF family protein, whose product MEDILNLDINENRYSRFELIPWWNQELLHNSTIMVVGAGAIGNELIKNLALLGIGKILIVDMDKIEQTNLTRSILYRMSDIDKYKADAAVEKAMEINPDVTAIPLKVNVATDIGLGVFRKMDIILGGLDNREARLSINQACYKVNKPWIDGAIEVLNGFARVFVPPGPCYECTMTETDWKLINKRKSCALLTHEQMLEGKIPTTPTSSSVIAGIQVQEMLKLLHNDRNLPTLAGKGYVFNGLTHDSFVVEYQRKDDCMSHDTFEVIKEMPWSARNTSISEMLKQAKEDLGEEAILEFDRDIATTAACVCGNSKEIFNVVNKLKNRDIICEKCGKTMRFETIHSISGNEEFLDKKLFDIGIPLFHIISARSRLNYIHYELTSDKNEVLGGLF is encoded by the coding sequence ATGGAAGATATATTAAATTTAGATATTAATGAAAATAGGTATTCACGATTTGAACTTATACCTTGGTGGAATCAAGAACTTCTACATAATTCAACTATAATGGTCGTTGGTGCAGGAGCAATTGGAAATGAACTTATTAAAAACTTAGCTTTGCTAGGGATTGGAAAAATATTAATAGTTGATATGGATAAGATTGAACAAACTAATTTAACACGGTCAATCTTATATCGTATGAGTGATATAGATAAATATAAAGCAGATGCAGCAGTGGAAAAAGCTATGGAGATAAATCCAGATGTTACGGCTATTCCATTAAAAGTTAATGTAGCTACAGACATAGGGCTTGGAGTATTTAGAAAAATGGATATTATTTTGGGAGGTCTTGATAATAGAGAAGCACGCCTTTCAATTAACCAAGCTTGTTATAAGGTAAATAAACCCTGGATTGATGGAGCAATTGAAGTATTAAATGGATTTGCTAGAGTTTTTGTTCCACCAGGTCCATGTTATGAATGTACTATGACAGAAACTGATTGGAAGTTAATTAATAAGAGAAAATCTTGTGCCTTACTTACACATGAACAAATGCTTGAGGGCAAAATCCCAACAACTCCAACTTCCTCTTCTGTTATAGCTGGAATTCAAGTTCAAGAAATGCTTAAGTTGTTACATAATGATAGAAACTTACCAACACTTGCAGGAAAAGGTTATGTTTTTAATGGCTTGACTCATGATTCCTTTGTAGTTGAATATCAAAGAAAAGATGACTGTATGAGCCATGATACCTTTGAAGTTATTAAGGAAATGCCTTGGTCTGCAAGAAATACTTCCATTAGTGAAATGTTAAAGCAGGCAAAGGAAGATTTAGGTGAGGAAGCAATTTTGGAATTCGATAGAGATATTGCAACTACTGCAGCTTGTGTTTGTGGAAATTCAAAAGAAATATTTAATGTGGTAAATAAGCTGAAAAATAGAGATATTATTTGTGAAAAGTGCGGAAAGACCATGAGATTTGAGACGATCCATTCTATTTCTGGAAATGAAGAATTTTTAGATAAAAAGTTATTTGATATAGGAATTCCGTTGTTTCATATTATTAGTGCAAGAAGTAGATTAAACTATATTCATTATGAATTAACAAGTGATAAAAATGAAGTTCTAGGAGGTCTATTTTAA